aggaaAAAAGAATGTGAAGCAGAAAGAAGTACAAAGAAAGGAGAGAAGTCCAATAATTACAAGATAGATGCCAGCTCCCTTAAGAAGCCTGAAAAGAATAGATTCCTGACATGTTTTACATCAAATAACCGCAAAACTACCCAATACTTGATTCTCCCAACATTATCCAAGTTTTCAGATTTAGAAGACACTtgcaaaaacaaaaatgataggAAAGATCACAGCTAATGTTTTCGGCATCACTCAATTTTTACATCATATCAGTTTTGTTGAGTTGCTTTGTGATAAAAAAATTGCTCCCAATAAATCTCAATGCACCATGATCTTCTCTAGTACCGCCACTGTGTGCATCTTCataacaaaatgaaaaaaaaatacactacattgcagaaaaaaaaaaacaaacattgcAATAATTACCCAGAAAATATGTAACTTACCATTCCCGCCAATTCTGAAACATCCATAAAGAATGCCAAGATTGCAGCACCAATTCCAGTTACCAGTGTGCTCTTTATAGGAACTTGTGTGCGCTCGTTAACATCTGAAAAGAATGATGGCAGCAACCCATCCCTAGCCATTGCCATCAGAATTCTTGGCTAAGAAATCAAGAAATAACAGTGTTATCcaggaaaaatttaaaatagaattaacaaAAAGGAAAGATACATAAATGACAACAATAGaagattcatggtaataaaccAGCAGAAAGGAGCAAATGAATCTTCACATTTaagaaataatataaatttaggAGGGCAACCTACTGAGCAATAACTACTATACTTTCATTTCTGGATTCATGATAAATatcacaaactaaaatacagccTGTAATTGAATAGTACTATACCTAAGCCTAATTAGAACATTAATTCAGTAATTATTTTAAGattagttattttataatcAATTACTGTATCAAGATCTAAATCAAGTAGAAGAAAGAAGCTCTGGAATGTGACATCATCGGCTATATGCCGGCACTCTTGCTAAAAAAATGTTGAATTTTTTAGATATTCAAGAAAAATGTttataaaattgagaaaaatcGGTCTTCCTTGTTCTATCACTGTCACGTGATAATAAGAAAAACAGGAATGTGTAAAGTtccttattttctttttctttttctttttttttggcaaACATAAAGATAAGACACGTTTGGTGGTTATTTAAAGTGATCCCTTATGACCTTCTGTATTCCCAGCATCATCTTTTGCAAGTTGCAACTCTATCCTTTCTCTAATACTAAATATGGTTCcatataaaacaaaaatgatcaattattgtatgataaacTAAAAAATGCTCGTGCTTGTAAAGCATTGTTTTTCATTCTTCCTTCTGTCTTACAGTTAACGGGTACATTCTGTATCAGGACAGACTACTGCCTACCTTTGCATTCCTATTAccaattttaaataaacaaataaacttaactataaatatacatatatttttaatttttggccCTGGCAGTTTAAGCAATAAAACTCCCATAGGCCCCAAGTTTATAAGTCTAGGCAGTGGCCCCAGCTGAACttatattaataatgaaaaaaatactaGTTTGAGAAATTATACTGAAGACATTTACAACAAGACACTCTAATATTTAGCTAgctaagtgaaaaaaaaaaaaagcgggGGGCCTTTTGAACTCGTTCACATTGCTACCCAATATCTAACTTTATCCCACATTTTCAAGACAAGCCACACCCAATACTTGAAAGAATTAGAAAATAGGTATTTATTGATACCAAAAAGAGATATTACAAAGTTCCAAACCTTTCGGGCAGTTTGGTATCTCCCTGAGTAATCTTTTACTCACTTAGTAATATAGGATAGCTCACTTAAAGCTACTAATATTTTGACAACTCAGCCTCTAAAATTCTAATCAATTATACTAATGAGACTAATATTAAGGTATATAACAAAATCATATTCTATTTCCACTGTAAACATGCATTTCTATTATTAGTTATCAAATGTACAATCATCATTCATTCCAACCCCACATAATTACGACCATCTCTATTACATACTATCTTAATTGCAAGGATTGAGCAGGGAAAGGGAATTAGTATCAAAAGACAAAGATAAAGATATCTTAGTTACGCGAAAAATCCTATAAATGGTGTACACCCATATCTAGCTCAAAAGCATAATACAGCATGAACAATAGCTAGCTCAAAAGCAAAAACcaataaattgtgaaattgtGACAGAGGAAAACACATTAACAACCAATTTGTACCTGAGGAAGGAGAGAACCCATCAACGTCGAGCAGAGTGCAGTAACAGCTCCAACAGTTATCACATACCTTTAATGACAAGCATAAAAAGTCTGTTAAATTTAGTCACAGCTTTcaacaaattttcaaaaattatcatagcATATCTGTAAACTTACGAAGCCCAATCCATCCCATGGCTAGCAAATGCAGTAGAGATGGGAGTGTCAGGATCCATTGCATTATAGGGTACCAAACCGACGATGACAACAGAGACCAACATGTACAAAGCACAGCAGATAGAAAGTGATGCTCCAATACCCAGAGGTAAATCTCGTCGAGGGTTTTTCACCTacgaaaataagaaaaataggaACTTCAAAAATGTAAGCTCCCCTTTATTAATCGCACCCCATACCCCACCCTacccaaaaataaattttggtaaagacaataaaaaaaaaaaatactagtaCCTCTTCAGCGGTGCTTGCAACTGTATCAAAGCCAATGTACGAAAAGAAAACTGTAGCAGATCCAGCAAGCATTCCATCAACCCCAAAGGGAAAATACCTTTAGAAAAGgaagatatattttttaaaacattattattcatctatatatattatatacatagaaAGAGAAATAGATTGCCTAACTCTATTGTATCCTATAAAAGAAAACAGAAAGGCAAAAAAGATGGTTGTCTAAATACCCAGTAGGAAGCTCATATCCAACCCATCCAGACTTGAAACCCAAGTAAGTACCCGCTATTATGACAAATAGCAGTACGCAAACATTTGCTGTTGTCACTATAGCTTGTGCTAGAGTACTCTGCAATATTTAAGTGATATAAGATGAGCCTAACAAATTTGAGGTAATGGAAAACAATCAAATGTTGGCCTCAAATTAAACAAGACTAGAGCACAAACATATAGCTTACTTCCTTAATTCCCACAGACAGGAGCCCAGTGACAACAAATACCAAAACTGCAGCAAAGGGATCAACCGTAATGTCAAGCCCAGGGATATATTGACGGCTAAGAAAAGCTGGCAGGTTGTTCTGTCCTCCAAAAAGAAATCCCTataagagaaagaagaagaggaaaaaGAATGCGGGTAAAAATAGTGAAATTATTGCAGAAAAACAGTAACTTTCATAACCCAAAGACAAATTTAACTTTCATATCAACATCAAGCGACAGAGACTAAGACAGCTGCCATAGGAACTTCATACAAAATGTAAGAAACCAATTGCTAATATCAAAAATTTTGGACTGCGCAAAAACGACGAAACAAAATTTAATAGCAGCATTGACAATAAATCTTATTCAAATTGAAATtcaggaaagaaaaaaaaaagtttagagTTTAAGGAATTTATATACCAAATTTGGAGATATTCCTCTAGCAACAGCTGCCCCACTAAGTGTATATTCCAGTAATAAAGCCCAACCAACCAACCAAGCAAGTCTAGCaaacataaaagtaaaaaaattacaatctgaAAAAATAAACCACATATTGAACACCCACCCCATTCCAGAGAACATTCATCATATACATCAAAACAGAAACTTGAGATTAGTCATTCCTCCCCTCCAAGGAAAGGAAAAATTTGAGATTGCACCCTATTTCCTTACCTATATGTATAATGGAAGTTTTGTCACCTTTGACGTATATTTCGCAATAGGCATTTAATGGCATAATTCAAATGgtgtttataattttaattctttcaaAAGTACCCAATTgatgaaacaaataattaaagaaaaaacggAATACCCTTCTCCAGCACATATATATGAATAATGATAGGCACTTCCTGCAGAAGGGCAACGACTTGAGAGCTCTGCATAGCAAAAAGCTGATAGAGCAGCAGCTATTCCAGCTATTAAAAATGAAATGGTCAAGGCTGGTCCAGTATGCTCTCTAGCAACTGTTCCAACTAGGATATAAACTCCAGCTCCAATTGTTGAGCCAACTCCTGATCAAAGTATATAGACGAATTAACTGATGAGTTCAGGAAAACAAAACTACAAAAGATACAAATGTTACATGTCAAACTAGGAGAGTCAAGGGATATCTGTTTTAATTTAAGAAGAATAGTATTAGATCAAAACTTTGTTTATCACCTTTGCTTTTCGTGATCAGCACTTTGTTGATCATCTTTACTTTTCCAATGGTGACAATATAACTAGGGATGGTAATTCATGTCACAACCCGACACGACAACACAAACTCGACATGAATTATTACGagtaagtgtcatgaaaaataggTGTGGATCGAACCCGAATgacaaaaacaattttttgcGTTGATTAGGTTAAACACGCTCGAAACTAACATGAATTAATCTGTTTATATTCAGTATATTGttgaaattaaagaaaattactCACAAAAATACATTATAGCTTATTCacatttgataattatttgatATAAAGAATTTTGTTCCATGACACGAATTGCCAACCCCTACTATAAATGGCTCTCTTATGTAATCAAACAACTTCTGCCTCAAACTAGAGAAAATAAAGTAGCGTCCCAATCAATCAGTTTTGAACTGTTGAACATTAAAATTTGACAGTAGACTTGGGTGATAGAAATGTGTTAATATCATCATACAACTACTGGGCATACATTAATCTAAAACAAACAgcttcaaaataataaaatccatATTAATAAATGGGAAGATCGACCAATTATTGGAGTTAgtttaaagaaagaaaaaccaaatgTTACCAATTGCAACAAGATAGGGAACAGATAACTCTTTGGCCAATTGAGGTCCTTTCTTATCATTAGCAGAATCCACCTGTTTCCTCCTGGTCAAGCTCTTAATGCCACCTCCCCAACCCCGTGAACCCCGTGAAGATGATAATGAACCACCATCACAATCATCTGAAACACCCATCACACAAAAAGAAAATTCCCAACAAGATTTTCCAAAGAATCACAAGAATAGTCTCTGTGGTTGATCTCAAAGAATCAAAATAACTTGGAGCAAATCTGCCCGCCTTCCCCAATTACTGATCTTGGGAAGGCTTGAAATTTTGAAGAAATAGCGGGCAGAGCTCCTGGGATTTTCTTCTTTCTTGCTTATTATGACTCTCAACTTGATACGCAAAGAAAAATGATTGGTAGCTTTAGCTTGTGATTAAAGCATTTCGGATTTTGgattttgtttaattaattaatattatttttctctttctGGTCAGATTCTCCATCACTGATGACCTACCCCCTCTTATCAGCTTTATGGGATTCCATTCCATGCAATTTATTCTTACTACTAGTGGCATTGCACTCACGCGCCAAGATTGTGGGTTGGCtcctaaaaatatttaagtgcgactattttaaaaaataattaatgttttaaaaaattatttcatatactatttttttttttttttttttaaatttaaagtttgagtttctaagagggattatattacaaaaacataaaaacaacaaaaaaaaattataaaaatacagtttcacggacttttaaacatttttacgatttttttgagtttatttacagaaaatacggtcgttttatgttgtaatcatgttaatttgttgttgattttttgttatatgtatattattttttattgttattttgatgttacttttatgtagttttcttgttgattttatgttgttttcgttttatttttttagaaaaccgtaaaaatataaaaaaaaaaaaacattacttGCAtgtaaaaatgtatatattttacaaaaaatggtgtcttatgtaattattcctttctaaaatggttactgttgaccgaggttttcggcaactagtaAAATATGAATGTAatgatgagctgtaagaaaacgagatgaagactttttacgtggttggggcgttaatgagccttagtccacgagccactgctatttatggatatctttaatacagattctacacttgggagaatgtttccctctttaatacaaagaatgttcttggtgagttttttctcttcttgctcttaagcagccaagatCCTCCGACCcccttaaatgagctttgagggggtatttatagtgttttggtggggtaatccctagaattgttcttacatatGTGTCTGTAAgaatccataaagttgggcatttccgatgaatataccatgggtgatgcatggtcaaatccctaggtgctgtagggtttttatggagaatgtcctttttgtcttatgattgacgtgactcttcgcagagtagccgtcgctagacttaaatgatcattacctTGTAgcttgtttgggggttgtgccgtcagactttattgcgtgttacagtcccaacacgcttcctcccatgcagcattaaatgcgacttgatttctcgggagagacctgacacatcccggagtgcctttaagctatgctcgcttccgggagtaccttgtactccgggtacatcttccgggacccatgcgaataatgcttcctggtgtcatacaaagacttagcagttcttctcaagtaatttgatccacgtgtcccctcttgactggtccacgtatattgggcgaatttaggagcaacatttaccccccaagccttgtttacttagtaaaaataaaccaaggcttgttcaagtgtctccagtTGACTCCTCATTTCCCcagctcgagcctcgagcgcgtgggggcacattaaatgatgttatttaatgcgaCAATACGTTTGTtcgcaggaatgtttccagccgcctcctcggtcttatgatacgacttgggggcgcgtgaaggtgtgtctaataatggcattaaatgcagtgattcacttttgcagaggtcgattcgtttcacgccctatgattgatgcggcgcattgatggtgtcaggcggatactcaaacgtttgcaccgccttaatggtggATTGATCTAGCCCGTTGatcttttgggaattcgaatcgtgcgtttcccctgccgtacgattggtaggtggagacgcttgttcctcatgcatttttgcctataaaagccaccacctttccttcatttcggttactttccattccttaccatttttgctcgaatttctcagagagaaaattcctcgaAGTAACCTGGCCCTTCTAACACTTAAACACTTCCTGTAATTTTCCAGTGTTTGGttttgccagtgcttctcaactctcgctcaatcatacccagtacccccagttcaacaatcaactgtaagttttttgcatctttagataataacatgcttacatttattttgcttgttttctgggttcgtacttagagATTTCTGGAGTGTGAGTGTTTGAGTTCTTCGAGTTCGGCTTTACGCTTTACTGTATTAGCTGTAGAGTCGCCATTGTCATGCCTCTGTCGTAGGCGTACAgttttgtttgaagaaggccatGTATCCTTCGTTTAGCCATCGCTTAGGGCATGGGAAaactttttccttttcttcccctttttgcaaaaccacttttactGTGATTTTAccgcacccgacacttgttcagggattctcttttgagtttcccaggtgacacgtgtccggaggggggcctctttccagcggttaggggacccccactcccttttttctctgatttagggtttgatatggggcctaactgctgggttttttctttttgcctTTCTCAGAGCAtaacatgtctgcttctggctcgaagtcttcaaagaagaaggggaagaatattgccaccctggaggaggtttctctgggacctgttgcccaggaagggtacaagtcccgcgctactggttgggaagcggccgagctccgatcgaccctgacctgccctcaccagctggagaacatcatcaatgtagctggaatcaaaccctctacttcagggaccttccaccggcctccccgtgactcggagacgcccaacctcaactatgatggcttcggggcttggagtcagacccatctgatggccggtgcaatgctcccgctccaggattattttgttaattttcttgtatttgtcggccttgcgccataccaacttattcctcaagcttaccgcctgctctcaggcttatttattttttactccgcgcgcggctgggggtctcccagcccggcggagattttgtatttttatgaacttgtatccgtccccaagaaaggggacaaacttaaggacggtttttatgggttccggatccaccctgctaacgaaggggtggttccgtataataggcagactcatgttaaggagtaccgccaccgatttttcttctcctccggttttagggccgtggaccatccggagcttctcacggagtgggtgcgaatcccaccttaccagcggacgctcaccactcaggctttccttcgaagggcccaagccttcgcctcctacgaccatgccgatcttgacgtcgggggcctggtcaccacggagaattgcagaaaggctaaacttatcctttctcaccaatccgtggatgactccaacctttccaaggttatttgccctaacgtgagggcgccggttgcggagaaggccttccgggatgagcttattgctacggcagagaagaaataccaagattatctctaccggaaggcccaggagaaggcgtattctagtGCCCGAGCCGCCtgcgggagagggcttcgcgtggggagccggtggtgcggaggagccaagccatcggcgggaagtccgaggcaaaattttttgacaagattcttcaagaagagattggaggtccttccggcgggggaccccttcgtcttgaaggttcttcgaGAACCGAGACTTCCGGCCTCGGCCTTCGGTCCCGAATCAAACTCGGGCGCTCCCGTGCTAGCAAGACTTCCGGagccggtggtaagtctcctttgataattcggtatgtcccttccgttgatgaatataccggtcgtaggcccatagggttcgacgagcgtctccgtaggtttaagatgccgtcgaccggtggggggatcatttgaaggaattttattttacaaacttaggagattacctaggtcggtccggATGGGTCTCGGCCCtccgaacctattcccttaggtccgtcggcttacatagcgtccggtggtttcggccctcggacggttatcttggagatgatgcccggcattaaagttcgggactttgctagggccgaattaggagtccggtaggagtagtttatttgctgcaccttTTTGTAAGCAGTTTctcacggacttctaacacttgcttattttattggaacaggtacctccatggatgccatcctggaacagcttgccggggtccatactccggtggctcctccggctttcactccctctcccccggccccttccttgaaggtttcttccggcgCCCCTCCCGAAACccttgacttagtggatgacgaggaggtgcttcggGAGAAGGCCgaggaaagggtgggacttctcggaggaagccgccgagggtgctggagagcctcaagcccttccagtggtagcagaggaggacgaggaggagcctgaagtggctctgattcgcaagcgca
This region of Cannabis sativa cultivar Pink pepper isolate KNU-18-1 chromosome 7, ASM2916894v1, whole genome shotgun sequence genomic DNA includes:
- the LOC115696988 gene encoding cationic amino acid transporter 3, mitochondrial isoform X1 codes for the protein MGVSDDCDGGSLSSSRGSRGWGGGIKSLTRRKQVDSANDKKGPQLAKELSVPYLVAIGVGSTIGAGVYILVGTVAREHTGPALTISFLIAGIAAALSAFCYAELSSRCPSAGSAYHYSYICAGEGLAWLVGWALLLEYTLSGAAVARGISPNLGFLFGGQNNLPAFLSRQYIPGLDITVDPFAAVLVFVVTGLLSVGIKESTLAQAIVTTANVCVLLFVIIAGTYLGFKSGWVGYELPTGYFPFGVDGMLAGSATVFFSYIGFDTVASTAEEVKNPRRDLPLGIGASLSICCALYMLVSVVIVGLVPYNAMDPDTPISTAFASHGMDWASYVITVGAVTALCSTLMGSLLPQPRILMAMARDGLLPSFFSDVNERTQVPIKSTLVTGIGAAILAFFMDVSELAGMVSVGTLVAFTMVAISVLILRYVPPDEVPLPPSLHESIDSFALQYGESSKKSNGKDPKVIVISSKDSAQPLLDEVDVSVEIPLIAKHLHIGNYVMNESKRRKIAGWTIMLTCIGEFLLAYSASSLGFPSFLRYSLCGVGGALILSGLVVLTCIDQDDARHSFGHAGGFICPFVPLLPIACILINVYLLVNLGAATWARVSVWLVLGVVVYLFYGRTHSSLRDAVYVPTAHADEIRHGSANYVA
- the LOC115696988 gene encoding cationic amino acid transporter 2, vacuolar isoform X2, with protein sequence MINKVLITKSKGVGSTIGAGVYILVGTVAREHTGPALTISFLIAGIAAALSAFCYAELSSRCPSAGSAYHYSYICAGEGLAWLVGWALLLEYTLSGAAVARGISPNLGFLFGGQNNLPAFLSRQYIPGLDITVDPFAAVLVFVVTGLLSVGIKESTLAQAIVTTANVCVLLFVIIAGTYLGFKSGWVGYELPTGYFPFGVDGMLAGSATVFFSYIGFDTVASTAEEVKNPRRDLPLGIGASLSICCALYMLVSVVIVGLVPYNAMDPDTPISTAFASHGMDWASYVITVGAVTALCSTLMGSLLPQPRILMAMARDGLLPSFFSDVNERTQVPIKSTLVTGIGAAILAFFMDVSELAGMVSVGTLVAFTMVAISVLILRYVPPDEVPLPPSLHESIDSFALQYGESSKKSNGKDPKVIVISSKDSAQPLLDEVDVSVEIPLIAKHLHIGNYVMNESKRRKIAGWTIMLTCIGEFLLAYSASSLGFPSFLRYSLCGVGGALILSGLVVLTCIDQDDARHSFGHAGGFICPFVPLLPIACILINVYLLVNLGAATWARVSVWLVLGVVVYLFYGRTHSSLRDAVYVPTAHADEIRHGSANYVA